A portion of the Pseudomonas synxantha BG33R genome contains these proteins:
- a CDS encoding YggL family protein encodes MATNRSQRLRKKLCVDEFQELGFELNLDFNEGLSEEAIDAFLEAFIKEAMEANGLGYVGGDDYGLVCLQKRGSVSEEQRAAVEAWLKTRSELTKAEVSPLLDVWYPEKPINAAK; translated from the coding sequence ATGGCGACTAACCGTTCCCAGCGTCTGCGCAAAAAACTGTGCGTTGATGAATTTCAAGAGCTGGGTTTCGAACTGAACCTGGACTTCAACGAAGGCCTGAGTGAAGAAGCTATCGACGCTTTCCTCGAAGCATTCATCAAAGAAGCCATGGAAGCCAATGGTCTGGGCTATGTCGGCGGCGATGACTACGGTCTGGTTTGCCTGCAGAAGCGTGGCTCGGTGTCCGAAGAGCAGCGCGCTGCTGTCGAAGCCTGGCTGAAAACCCGTTCCGAGCTGACCAAGGCTGAAGTCAGCCCGTTGCTGGACGTGTGGTATCCGGAAAAGCCGATCAACGCGGCTAAGTGA
- the guaD gene encoding guanine deaminase: MPLTRKAYRAAILHSIDDPAIVGIDASYEYFEDGLLVIDNGQISALGHASELLPTLPADIDITHYQDALITPGLIDTHIHLPQTGMVGAYGEQLLDWLNTYTFPCESQFADKAHADDVADIFIKELLRNGTTTALVFGSVHPQSVNSFFEAAEKLDLRMIAGKVMMDRNAPDYLTDTAQSGYEESKALIERWHGKGRLHYAVTPRFAPTSTPEQLALAGQLLGEYPDLYMQTHISENKQEVEWVNELFPERNGYLDVYDHYKLLGERSVFAHGVHLCDDECARLAETGSAVAFCPTSNFFLGSGLFNLPMAEKHKLNVGLGTDVGGGTSFSLLQTLNEAYKVMQLQGARLSPFKSLYLATLGGARALRLEDRIGTLQPGTDADFLVLDYNATPLLSYRLKQANNIAETLFVLMTLGDDRAVLQTYAAGQLVHQR, from the coding sequence ATGCCTTTGACTCGCAAAGCCTACCGCGCCGCCATCCTGCACAGCATCGACGACCCTGCCATCGTTGGCATCGACGCCTCCTACGAGTATTTCGAAGACGGCCTGCTGGTGATCGATAACGGCCAGATCAGTGCGCTCGGCCACGCCAGCGAACTGCTGCCGACGCTGCCCGCCGACATCGACATCACGCACTACCAGGACGCATTGATCACCCCCGGCCTGATCGACACCCATATCCATCTGCCGCAAACCGGCATGGTCGGCGCCTACGGCGAGCAATTGCTGGATTGGCTCAACACCTACACCTTCCCCTGTGAAAGCCAGTTCGCCGACAAGGCCCACGCCGATGACGTCGCGGATATCTTCATCAAGGAGTTGCTGCGCAACGGCACCACCACCGCACTGGTGTTCGGCAGCGTACATCCGCAATCGGTGAATTCGTTCTTTGAAGCTGCGGAAAAACTCGACCTGCGCATGATCGCCGGCAAAGTAATGATGGACCGCAACGCGCCGGACTACCTGACCGACACCGCACAAAGCGGCTATGAAGAAAGCAAAGCGTTGATCGAACGCTGGCACGGCAAAGGCCGCCTGCATTATGCCGTTACGCCACGCTTCGCCCCCACCAGCACGCCTGAGCAACTGGCGCTGGCCGGGCAATTGCTGGGCGAATACCCGGACCTGTACATGCAGACCCACATCAGTGAGAACAAGCAGGAAGTCGAGTGGGTAAACGAGCTGTTTCCCGAGCGCAACGGCTACCTGGACGTGTACGACCATTACAAACTGCTCGGCGAGCGCTCGGTGTTTGCCCACGGCGTGCACCTGTGTGACGACGAATGCGCACGGCTGGCGGAGACCGGCTCGGCGGTGGCGTTCTGCCCAACGTCGAACTTCTTCCTCGGCAGTGGGTTGTTCAACTTGCCCATGGCCGAGAAACACAAATTGAACGTAGGCCTGGGCACCGACGTGGGCGGCGGTACCAGCTTCTCGCTCCTGCAAACACTGAATGAAGCCTATAAGGTCATGCAGTTGCAGGGAGCGCGATTGAGCCCGTTCAAGTCGCTCTATCTGGCGACCCTGGGCGGTGCGCGCGCGTTGCGCCTGGAAGACAGGATCGGCACATTGCAGCCGGGGACGGATGCGGACTTCCTGGTGCTGGACTACAACGCCACGCCACTGCTCAGCTATCGCTTGAAGCAGGCCAATAACATTGCCGAGACGTTGTTTGTGCTGATGACGCTGGGGGATGATCGGGCAGTGTTGCAAACCTATGCAGCCGGCCAGCTGGTGCACCAGCGCTGA
- the xdhB gene encoding xanthine dehydrogenase molybdopterin binding subunit: MSNHHAVVKTQAELAELFAQDLTSGVGRSVKHDSAAKHVSGEAQYIDDRLEFPNQLHLYARLSDRAHARILSIDTAPCYAFDGVRIAITHEDVPGLKDIGPLMPGDPLLAIDTVQFVGQVVLAVAARDLETARKAAMAAVIEYEDLEPVLDVVEAFRNKHFVLDSHTHQRGDSASALASAKHRIQGTLHIGGQEHFYLETQISSVMPTEDGGMIVYCSTQNPTEVQKLVAEVLDVSMNKIVVDMRRMGGGFGGKETQAASPACLCAVVARLTGQPTKMRLPRVEDMLMTGKRHPFYIEYDVGFDDNGRLHGINLELAGNCGCSPDLSNSIVDRAMFHADNSYYLGDATVNGHRCKTNTASNTAYRGFGGPQGMVAIEEVMDAIARHLALDPLAVRKANYYGKTERNVTHYYQTVEHNMLEEMTAELEASSQYAERREAIRLYNAHSPILKKGLALTPVKFGISFTASFLNQAGALIHIYTDGSIHLNHGGTEMGQGLNTKVAQVVAEVFQVDIDRVQITATNTDKVPNTSPTAASSGADLNGKAAQNAAETIKQRLVEFAARKYDVSEADVEFRNGHVRVREQILTFEALIQQAYFGQVSLSSTGFYKTPKIFYDRSQSRGRPFYYYAFGAACCEVIVDTLTGEYKMLRTDILHDVGASLNPAIDIGQVEGGFIQGMGWLTMEELVWNNKGKLMTNGPASYKIPAVADMPLDLRVKLVENRKNPEDTVFHSKAVGEPPFMLGIASWCAIKDAVASLGDYRHQPQIDAPATPERVLWGCEQMRQLQVAKAVEADTELASL, encoded by the coding sequence ATGTCTAACCATCACGCCGTCGTAAAGACCCAAGCCGAACTTGCCGAACTGTTTGCCCAGGACCTCACCTCCGGGGTCGGGCGCAGCGTCAAGCATGACAGCGCCGCCAAGCACGTCAGCGGCGAAGCGCAGTACATCGATGACCGCCTGGAATTTCCCAACCAGTTGCACCTGTATGCGCGCCTGTCCGACCGTGCCCACGCCCGCATCCTCAGTATCGACACTGCGCCCTGCTACGCCTTCGACGGCGTGCGCATTGCGATCACCCACGAAGACGTACCGGGCCTGAAAGACATCGGACCGTTGATGCCCGGCGACCCATTGCTGGCCATCGACACCGTGCAGTTCGTCGGCCAGGTGGTGCTGGCCGTGGCGGCCCGTGACCTGGAGACCGCGCGCAAGGCGGCGATGGCGGCGGTGATCGAATACGAAGACCTGGAGCCGGTGCTGGATGTGGTCGAAGCCTTTCGCAACAAGCATTTCGTGCTCGACAGCCACACGCACCAACGCGGCGATTCGGCGTCTGCGCTGGCGAGTGCCAAGCACCGTATCCAGGGGACCCTGCATATCGGCGGCCAGGAACACTTCTATCTGGAAACCCAGATCTCTTCGGTAATGCCCACCGAAGACGGCGGCATGATCGTCTATTGCTCTACGCAAAACCCTACCGAAGTGCAGAAGCTGGTGGCCGAAGTGCTTGACGTGTCGATGAACAAGATTGTCGTGGACATGCGTCGCATGGGCGGCGGGTTCGGCGGCAAGGAGACCCAGGCCGCCAGCCCCGCCTGCCTGTGCGCGGTGGTAGCACGCTTGACCGGCCAGCCGACCAAGATGCGTTTGCCGCGGGTTGAAGACATGCTGATGACGGGCAAGCGTCACCCGTTCTATATCGAGTACGACGTGGGCTTCGACGACAACGGTCGCCTGCACGGGATCAACCTGGAACTGGCGGGTAACTGCGGCTGTTCGCCAGACCTGTCCAACTCGATTGTCGACCGCGCGATGTTCCACGCCGACAATTCGTATTACCTGGGCGATGCGACGGTCAACGGCCATCGCTGCAAGACCAACACCGCCTCCAACACCGCCTATCGCGGCTTCGGCGGCCCCCAAGGCATGGTCGCCATCGAGGAAGTGATGGACGCCATCGCTCGCCATCTGGCCCTCGATCCGTTGGCAGTGCGCAAGGCCAACTACTACGGCAAGACCGAGCGCAACGTCACCCACTACTACCAGACCGTCGAGCACAACATGCTCGAAGAGATGACCGCCGAGCTCGAAGCCAGCAGCCAATATGCCGAACGCCGCGAAGCGATCCGTCTGTATAACGCCCACAGCCCGATCCTGAAAAAGGGCCTGGCGCTGACCCCGGTGAAATTCGGCATTTCTTTCACCGCAAGCTTCCTGAATCAGGCCGGCGCGCTGATTCATATCTACACCGATGGCAGCATCCACCTGAACCACGGCGGCACCGAGATGGGCCAGGGCTTGAATACCAAGGTCGCGCAAGTGGTGGCCGAAGTGTTCCAGGTGGACATCGACCGCGTGCAGATCACCGCCACCAACACCGACAAGGTACCCAACACCTCGCCCACTGCGGCTTCCAGCGGTGCCGACCTGAACGGCAAGGCGGCACAGAATGCCGCCGAGACCATCAAGCAGCGCCTGGTGGAGTTCGCTGCGCGCAAGTACGACGTCAGTGAAGCGGACGTAGAGTTCCGCAACGGCCATGTGCGTGTACGCGAGCAGATCCTGACGTTCGAAGCGTTGATCCAGCAGGCGTATTTCGGCCAGGTCTCGCTGTCGAGCACCGGTTTCTACAAGACCCCGAAAATCTTTTACGACCGCAGCCAGTCGCGCGGACGACCGTTCTACTACTACGCGTTCGGCGCCGCCTGTTGCGAAGTGATCGTCGACACCCTGACCGGCGAATACAAGATGCTGCGCACCGACATCCTCCACGATGTGGGCGCTTCGTTGAACCCGGCCATCGACATCGGCCAGGTCGAAGGCGGCTTTATCCAGGGCATGGGTTGGCTGACCATGGAAGAACTGGTGTGGAACAACAAGGGCAAGCTCATGACTAACGGCCCGGCCAGCTACAAGATCCCGGCCGTAGCGGACATGCCGCTGGACCTGCGGGTGAAGCTGGTGGAGAACCGCAAGAACCCGGAGGACACGGTGTTCCATTCCAAGGCCGTGGGTGAGCCGCCGTTCATGCTCGGGATTGCTTCGTGGTGCGCGATCAAGGATGCGGTGGCGAGCCTCGGCGATTATCGCCATCAGCCCCAAATTGATGCGCCGGCGACGCCCGAGCGGGTGTTGTGGGGGTGTGAGCAGATGCGGCAGTTGCAGGTGGCGAAAGCTGTCGAGGCTGACACTGAATTGGCTTCGCTCTAG
- the xdhA gene encoding xanthine dehydrogenase small subunit → MIQFLLNQELRSEHALDPNLTVLNYLREHVGKSGTKEGCASGDCGACTVVVGELHTDEQGAEQIRYRSLNSCLTFVSSLHGKQLISVEDLKHQGQLHSVQQAMVECHGSQCGFCTPGFVMSLFALQKNSDAPDSHKAHEALAGNLCRCTGYRPILAAAEQACCNKPQDQFDSREADTIARLKSIAPTQTGELNSGDKRCLVPLTVADLADLYDAYPQARLLAGGTDLALEVTQFHRTLPVMIYVGNIEDMKRIEHFDDRLEIGAATVLSDCYTALHHEYPDFGGLLQRFASLQIRNQGTLGGNIGNASPIGDSPPLLIALGAQIVLCKGNTRRTLALEDYFIDYRVTARQDSEFIEKIIVPKGHALFRAYKVSKRLDDDISAVCAAFNLNIDNGVISAARVAFGGMAATPKRAKSCEAALVGAIWNSATVEKACTALAQDFTPLSDFRASKEYRLLSAQNLLRKYFIELQTPHIETRVTAYV, encoded by the coding sequence GTGATCCAGTTTTTACTCAACCAGGAACTCCGTAGCGAGCACGCCCTGGACCCCAACCTGACCGTGCTCAACTATCTGCGTGAGCATGTGGGCAAATCCGGTACCAAGGAAGGCTGCGCCAGCGGCGACTGCGGTGCGTGCACGGTGGTGGTCGGCGAGCTGCACACCGACGAGCAAGGCGCCGAGCAGATTCGTTATCGCAGCCTCAATTCCTGCCTGACGTTCGTGTCGTCGCTGCACGGCAAACAACTGATCAGCGTTGAAGATCTCAAGCACCAGGGCCAACTGCACAGCGTGCAACAGGCCATGGTTGAGTGCCATGGCTCGCAGTGCGGCTTTTGCACCCCGGGTTTCGTGATGTCGTTGTTTGCCCTGCAAAAGAACAGCGACGCCCCCGACAGCCACAAAGCCCATGAAGCCCTGGCCGGCAACCTGTGCCGCTGCACCGGTTATCGCCCGATCCTGGCCGCCGCCGAACAAGCCTGCTGCAACAAGCCCCAGGATCAGTTCGACAGCCGCGAGGCCGACACCATCGCTCGCCTTAAAAGCATCGCGCCCACCCAGACCGGCGAGCTCAACAGCGGTGACAAACGCTGCCTGGTGCCCTTGACCGTCGCCGACCTGGCCGACCTCTACGACGCCTATCCGCAAGCCCGCCTGCTGGCCGGCGGCACCGACCTGGCGCTGGAAGTCACCCAGTTCCACCGCACCCTGCCGGTGATGATCTACGTCGGCAACATTGAAGACATGAAGCGCATCGAACATTTCGACGACCGCCTGGAGATCGGCGCGGCCACCGTTCTCTCCGATTGCTACACCGCGCTACACCATGAATACCCGGACTTCGGCGGACTGCTGCAGCGCTTCGCCTCCCTGCAAATCCGCAACCAGGGCACCCTGGGCGGCAATATCGGCAACGCCTCACCGATTGGGGATTCGCCGCCACTGTTGATTGCGCTCGGCGCCCAGATCGTACTGTGCAAAGGCAACACCCGCCGCACGCTGGCGCTGGAAGACTATTTCATCGATTACCGTGTCACCGCCCGCCAGGACAGCGAGTTCATCGAGAAGATCATCGTGCCCAAAGGCCACGCACTGTTCCGTGCCTATAAGGTGTCCAAGCGCCTGGACGATGATATTTCCGCCGTGTGCGCGGCGTTCAACCTGAACATCGACAACGGTGTGATCAGCGCGGCGCGCGTTGCCTTCGGAGGCATGGCTGCCACACCAAAACGCGCAAAAAGTTGCGAGGCCGCGCTGGTGGGCGCCATCTGGAACTCGGCCACGGTCGAGAAAGCCTGCACCGCCCTGGCACAGGACTTCACCCCGCTGTCGGACTTCCGCGCCAGCAAGGAATATCGCCTGCTCAGCGCGCAGAACCTGCTGCGCAAGTACTTCATCGAACTGCAAACGCCGCACATCGAGACTCGGGTGACCGCTTATGTCTAA
- a CDS encoding benzoate/H(+) symporter BenE family transporter has translation MTDATQAPLRPLADTSPSAIVAGFIAMMTGYTSSLVLMFQAGQAAGLTTAQISSWIWAISIGMAVCSIGLSLRYRTPITIAWSTPGAALLITSLGGVSYGEAIGAYITCAVLVTLCGLTGSFEKLVKRIPASLAAALLAGILFKIGSEIFVAAQHRTGLVLGMFFTYLIIKRLSPRYAVLAALLIGTALSGLMGLLDFSGFHLEVATPVWTTPHFSLAATISIGIPLFVVAMTSQNMPGVAVLRADGYTVPASPLITTTGLASLVLAPFGSHGINLAAISAAICTGPHAHEDRNKRYTAAVWCGVFYGIAGVFGATLAALFAALPKELVLSIAALALFGSIINGLSIAMNEPKEREAALITFMVTASGLTLFSIGSAFWGIVAGVLTLLILNWRKA, from the coding sequence ATGACCGACGCCACCCAAGCGCCCTTGCGCCCGCTGGCCGACACCTCCCCCTCGGCCATCGTCGCCGGTTTTATCGCCATGATGACCGGCTACACCAGCTCCCTGGTGCTGATGTTCCAGGCCGGCCAAGCCGCCGGTTTGACCACCGCACAGATTTCTTCGTGGATCTGGGCGATTTCCATCGGCATGGCGGTGTGCAGCATCGGCCTGTCCCTGCGCTATCGCACACCCATCACCATCGCCTGGTCCACACCCGGCGCGGCGCTGTTGATCACCAGTTTAGGCGGCGTGAGTTATGGCGAAGCCATCGGCGCCTACATCACCTGCGCGGTGCTGGTGACCCTATGCGGGCTGACCGGCAGCTTTGAAAAACTGGTCAAGCGCATCCCTGCATCGCTGGCGGCGGCGTTGTTGGCGGGGATCCTGTTCAAGATCGGCAGCGAAATCTTCGTCGCCGCGCAGCATCGCACCGGCCTGGTACTGGGGATGTTTTTCACCTACCTGATCATCAAGCGCCTGTCGCCGCGCTATGCCGTGCTTGCCGCGCTACTGATAGGCACAGCGCTGTCGGGGCTGATGGGGTTGCTGGACTTCAGCGGTTTTCATCTGGAAGTGGCGACGCCGGTATGGACCACGCCGCATTTCTCACTGGCGGCGACCATCAGCATCGGTATCCCGCTGTTTGTGGTGGCCATGACCTCGCAGAACATGCCTGGTGTCGCCGTGCTGCGGGCCGACGGCTACACCGTGCCGGCTTCGCCGCTGATCACCACCACCGGCCTGGCCTCGCTGGTACTGGCACCGTTCGGCTCCCACGGCATCAACCTGGCGGCGATCAGCGCGGCGATCTGCACCGGGCCGCACGCCCATGAAGACCGCAACAAGCGCTACACCGCTGCGGTGTGGTGTGGGGTGTTCTATGGGATTGCCGGGGTATTCGGAGCCACGCTGGCGGCATTGTTCGCAGCCCTGCCCAAGGAACTGGTGCTGTCGATTGCAGCGCTGGCGTTGTTTGGCTCGATCATCAACGGCCTGAGCATTGCCATGAATGAGCCGAAGGAGCGGGAAGCGGCGCTGATCACCTTTATGGTCACCGCGTCAGGCTTGACGTTGTTTTCCATCGGCTCGGCGTTCTGGGGGATTGTCGCGGGGGTGTTGACGCTGCTGATTCTGAATTGGCGCAAGGCATAA
- the xdhC gene encoding xanthine dehydrogenase accessory protein XdhC, with translation MDNWISALATLQNQGEPCVLVTIIEELGSTPRNAGSKMVISAAHTFDTIGGGHLEYKAMQLARDMLVRGQQTTHLERFSLGASLGQCCGGVAVLLFEPMGQVQAQIAVFGAGHVGRALVPLLASLPCRVRWIDSREQEFPEHIPQGVRKIVSEEPVDEIADLPAGSYCIVMTHNHALDLELTAALLKRNDFAYFGLIGSKTKRVKFEHRLRGRGFDTARLQRMRCPMGLTEVKGKLPVEIAISIAGEIIATYNANFGQHTAGAEPIAKLLPASRRSQAIN, from the coding sequence ATGGACAACTGGATCAGCGCCCTCGCCACCCTGCAAAACCAGGGCGAACCCTGCGTACTGGTGACCATCATCGAAGAACTGGGCTCCACGCCACGTAATGCCGGTTCCAAGATGGTGATCAGCGCCGCGCACACCTTCGACACCATCGGCGGCGGGCACCTGGAATACAAGGCGATGCAGCTCGCTCGCGACATGCTCGTGCGCGGCCAGCAAACCACCCACCTGGAGCGCTTCAGCCTCGGCGCAAGCCTGGGCCAGTGCTGCGGTGGCGTGGCGGTATTGCTGTTCGAACCCATGGGCCAGGTGCAGGCGCAGATCGCGGTGTTTGGCGCCGGCCATGTCGGGCGTGCGCTGGTGCCGTTACTGGCAAGCCTGCCCTGCCGGGTGCGCTGGATCGATTCCCGTGAGCAGGAGTTTCCGGAGCACATCCCGCAAGGCGTGCGTAAAATCGTCAGTGAAGAACCGGTCGATGAAATTGCCGACCTGCCCGCGGGCAGTTACTGCATCGTCATGACCCACAATCACGCGCTGGACCTGGAACTCACCGCCGCCCTGCTCAAGCGCAATGACTTCGCCTACTTCGGCCTGATCGGCTCGAAAACCAAGCGCGTCAAATTCGAACACCGCCTGCGTGGCCGCGGCTTCGACACCGCACGGTTGCAACGCATGCGCTGCCCCATGGGCCTCACCGAGGTGAAGGGCAAGTTGCCGGTAGAGATCGCCATCTCCATCGCCGGCGAAATCATCGCCACCTATAACGCCAATTTCGGCCAGCACACCGCCGGTGCCGAACCCATTGCCAAACTGCTGCCGGCTTCGCGCCGCAGCCAAGCTATCAATTGA
- a CDS encoding GntR family transcriptional regulator, whose product MNEQLQPLKKQPRAGKTGRSGTQDDIVYAHIFEAILEQRLAPGTKLSEEALGEIFGVSRTIIRRALSRLAHEGVVLLRPNRGAVVASPSVEEARQVFMARRLVERAITELAVQHATAEQLAELRQMVNDERDSFSRGDRGAGIRLSGEFHLKLAEAAKNAPLISFQRSLVSQTSLIIAQYESGNRSHCSYDEHTQLIDAIEARDAVLAVNLMMHHMDHIDSKLNLDEESASDDLHAVFSHLLQTKKPGRTSVKL is encoded by the coding sequence ATGAACGAACAGTTGCAACCTCTCAAGAAACAACCGCGAGCCGGCAAGACCGGTCGCAGCGGAACCCAGGACGATATCGTCTATGCGCATATCTTCGAGGCGATCCTCGAACAACGCCTGGCACCCGGAACCAAATTGAGTGAAGAGGCACTGGGCGAAATTTTTGGCGTAAGCCGTACCATCATTCGCCGCGCACTGTCGCGCCTGGCCCATGAAGGCGTGGTACTGCTGCGGCCCAATCGCGGCGCAGTGGTTGCCAGCCCCAGTGTGGAAGAAGCGCGCCAGGTGTTCATGGCCCGGCGTCTGGTGGAGCGAGCGATCACGGAGTTGGCGGTGCAGCACGCTACCGCTGAGCAATTGGCCGAGTTGCGCCAGATGGTCAATGACGAGCGCGACAGTTTCTCCCGCGGTGATCGCGGTGCCGGTATCCGTCTTTCCGGCGAGTTCCACCTGAAACTGGCCGAAGCGGCCAAGAACGCGCCGTTGATCAGCTTCCAGCGCAGCCTGGTGTCCCAGACCTCATTGATCATCGCCCAGTACGAAAGCGGCAACCGCTCGCACTGTTCCTACGATGAGCACACCCAGTTGATTGACGCGATCGAAGCCCGCGATGCGGTGCTGGCGGTGAACTTGATGATGCATCACATGGATCATATCGACAGCAAACTCAACCTCGATGAAGAGAGCGCGTCGGATGATTTGCATGCGGTGTTTTCGCACCTTCTACAGACTAAAAAACCTGGGCGCACGTCTGTAAAGTTGTAA
- the dacB gene encoding D-alanyl-D-alanine carboxypeptidase/D-alanyl-D-alanine-endopeptidase gives MIKSLRSVLLASVLLPLALSATAAPINTALPPSVAQALQKAKLPNTALSLVMLPLNGPGTPTVFNADVSVNPASTMKLVTTYAALEMLGPNHQWKTEFYTDGTLSGGVLRGNLYLKGGGDPKLNMEKLWLLMRDLRANGVQQVTGDLVLDRNFFNQPLLPDFNDDGNDENKPFLVKPDALLVNLKALRFVTRNDSGRVIVSVEPPIASIRIDNQVKVTNAKQCTGDVRYNPVTAADGSVTVTVSGQLADGCSSQTYLSLLDHATYTAGAVRAIWKELGGTIQGRDIQAPVPKDAKVLARAFSPDLAEIIRDINKYSNNTMAQQLFLSLGAQFRNDADGDDAKAAQRVVRQWLAKKGITAPHLVMENGSGLSRAERVSAREMAAMLQAAWKSPYAAEYISSMPIAGTDGTMRKRLKTTAMRGEAHVKTGTLNTVRAIAGFSRDNNGNTWAVVAILNDSKPWGASSVLDQVLLDLYRQPKAVAAAPVL, from the coding sequence ATGATCAAATCGTTGCGTTCTGTATTACTTGCCAGTGTCCTTTTGCCTTTGGCCCTTTCGGCCACCGCCGCTCCCATCAATACTGCCCTGCCCCCCAGCGTCGCGCAGGCCCTGCAGAAAGCCAAACTGCCCAATACCGCGCTGTCCCTGGTGATGCTGCCTCTTAACGGCCCCGGTACGCCAACCGTATTCAATGCCGACGTGTCGGTGAACCCGGCCTCAACCATGAAGCTGGTGACCACTTACGCGGCCCTGGAGATGCTCGGCCCCAACCACCAGTGGAAGACCGAGTTCTACACCGACGGCACCCTCAGCGGTGGCGTGTTGCGCGGCAACCTGTACCTCAAGGGCGGCGGCGATCCCAAGCTGAACATGGAAAAGCTCTGGCTGCTGATGCGCGACCTGCGTGCCAATGGCGTGCAGCAGGTCACCGGTGATCTGGTACTGGATCGCAACTTCTTCAACCAGCCGCTGTTGCCTGATTTCAATGACGACGGCAACGACGAGAACAAGCCGTTCCTGGTCAAGCCCGATGCCTTGCTGGTCAACCTCAAGGCCCTGCGCTTCGTGACCCGTAATGATTCGGGACGCGTGATCGTGTCGGTCGAACCTCCGATTGCCAGCATTCGCATCGACAACCAGGTGAAAGTCACCAACGCCAAGCAGTGCACCGGTGACGTGCGTTACAACCCGGTGACCGCCGCCGACGGCAGTGTGACTGTGACCGTCAGCGGCCAACTGGCTGATGGCTGCAGCTCTCAGACTTACCTGTCACTGCTCGACCATGCCACCTACACCGCCGGCGCCGTGCGTGCGATCTGGAAGGAGCTGGGCGGCACCATCCAGGGCCGCGATATCCAGGCGCCAGTGCCCAAGGATGCCAAGGTGCTGGCCCGCGCATTCTCGCCGGACCTGGCGGAGATCATTCGCGACATCAACAAATACAGCAATAACACCATGGCCCAGCAACTGTTCCTGAGCCTGGGCGCGCAATTTCGCAACGATGCCGATGGCGACGATGCCAAGGCCGCGCAACGCGTCGTGCGCCAATGGCTGGCCAAAAAAGGCATCACCGCACCGCACCTGGTAATGGAGAACGGCTCCGGCCTGTCCCGCGCCGAACGGGTCAGCGCTCGCGAGATGGCGGCCATGCTGCAAGCCGCCTGGAAAAGCCCCTACGCGGCGGAGTACATCAGCTCGATGCCAATCGCTGGCACTGACGGCACCATGCGCAAACGCCTGAAGACCACAGCGATGCGCGGCGAAGCTCACGTGAAGACCGGTACCCTGAACACCGTACGCGCCATCGCCGGGTTCAGCCGTGACAACAACGGCAACACTTGGGCGGTGGTGGCGATTCTCAACGACTCCAAGCCTTGGGGCGCGTCATCGGTGTTGGACCAGGTGCTCCTGGACCTGTATCGCCAGCCGAAGGCCGTTGCAGCCGCGCCGGTTCTGTAA